The proteins below are encoded in one region of Qingshengfaniella alkalisoli:
- a CDS encoding SDR family NAD(P)-dependent oxidoreductase codes for MRKVLVTGSAGFIGYHLCEALLARGDQVTGYDALTDYYDVSLKQARHERLERYDDFVAHVARLEDMDRLAKVTERAQPDVIIHLAAQAGVRFSLENPRSYVDSNVTGSFNVLEAARSANVDHLLMASTSSVYGAARQMPFIETQMTDHPMTIYAATKKASEAMAHSWAHLYDIPITMFRFFTVYGPWGRPDMALFKFTKAILEGKPIDIYNHGEMYRDFTYVDDLVAGIVSLIDAVPPSPRSNAPTIPGDSLSPDAPWRVVNIGNSHKEKLLDFVEAVEAAIGKPAIRNYMDMQPGDVPVTWADAGLLQSLTGKRPETDMREGVARFVRWYRDYYGV; via the coding sequence ATGCGGAAAGTTCTTGTCACCGGATCGGCCGGCTTCATCGGCTATCATCTTTGCGAAGCGCTTCTGGCGCGCGGCGATCAGGTCACCGGGTATGATGCCCTGACCGATTATTATGATGTGTCGTTAAAACAAGCCCGGCATGAACGGCTGGAACGCTACGACGATTTTGTCGCCCATGTGGCACGGCTGGAAGACATGGACAGGCTGGCGAAAGTGACGGAACGAGCCCAGCCGGACGTCATCATCCATCTGGCGGCTCAGGCAGGTGTCCGGTTCAGCCTTGAAAACCCGCGCTCTTATGTGGACAGCAATGTGACGGGATCCTTCAATGTGTTGGAAGCTGCACGTTCTGCCAATGTTGATCATCTGCTGATGGCCTCCACCTCGTCGGTCTACGGTGCTGCGCGGCAAATGCCCTTCATCGAGACGCAAATGACAGATCACCCGATGACGATCTATGCTGCGACGAAGAAGGCGTCGGAAGCGATGGCCCATTCATGGGCACATCTCTATGATATCCCGATCACTATGTTCCGCTTTTTCACAGTGTATGGCCCCTGGGGGCGACCGGATATGGCGCTGTTCAAATTCACAAAGGCGATCCTCGAAGGCAAGCCAATTGACATCTACAATCACGGCGAGATGTACCGTGATTTCACTTACGTGGATGATCTGGTGGCGGGGATTGTCAGCCTGATCGACGCTGTGCCGCCCTCCCCTCGGTCAAATGCGCCGACGATTCCCGGCGACAGCCTGAGCCCGGATGCGCCGTGGCGCGTGGTCAATATTGGCAACTCGCATAAGGAAAAGCTGCTCGATTTCGTCGAGGCCGTCGAAGCCGCGATCGGAAAGCCCGCCATTCGAAACTACATGGACATGCAACCCGGTGATGTGCCCGTGACCTGGGCCGATGCGGGTTTGCTGCAAAGCTTGACTGGCAAGCGGCCAGAAACGGATATGCGCGAAGGCGTTGCCCGTTTTGTGCGATGGTATCGCGACTACTATGGCGTATAG
- a CDS encoding multiheme c-type cytochrome, whose translation MKPTRLFLALSYLASPLAAQEIPSRYIGSEQCADCHVSESEAWEKSHHALAWTKPTADSIVADFDGTRFEGNGMRVQFSEDEDGFHAKVMESDGSQADYNVHSVVGIEPLQQYLFETEPGRLQSFDVVWDDDRKEWYHLYEDTVIPPNDGLHWSGPYKNWNARCAECHATGFQKNYDADTDSYASTQVEIGVGCEACHGPGSSHIEWVKTQAPVDIEGLDRFGFSMARDAGTEAWIQQCAGCHSRREAFGDGNPMPGTPYHDAYRLSLLTPDLYHPDGQIMEEVYVYGSFLQSKMYEQGVGCGNCHDPHTAQVLADDNSLCTQCHSPAGNTDFPTLPLQEFDDPSHHFHEQESEGAQCRNCHMVEQVYMGIDERADHSFRIPRPDLAAKTGAPDACTSCHTEKPAEWAAEKVAEWYPESVHRGSHFGVVFAQAENDPAAAQQGLLDVAQNENASDIVRATSLYLLERAADPEIAGATEAVLTDDSPLLRAGAASLQRAAGPQTQIPNLLPLLNDPVRTVRFAAARQLLGAPIAHLPETVARSLRGAMGEWQNSLSNRLDFPETHLVMGGTALTLRNFPAALEAFKEAVALDPQRVDAWSMVVRLQSAMGNAEAAETSVKAALNANPDNPMLQDFARQLGIQ comes from the coding sequence TTGAAACCAACACGTCTCTTCCTCGCTCTTTCATATCTGGCCAGCCCTCTGGCCGCGCAGGAAATCCCGTCACGCTACATAGGTTCCGAACAATGCGCGGACTGTCACGTGTCGGAGTCGGAGGCGTGGGAGAAATCACATCATGCGCTCGCATGGACGAAGCCTACGGCTGATAGCATCGTTGCGGATTTCGATGGGACGCGCTTCGAAGGCAACGGCATGCGGGTGCAGTTCTCGGAAGACGAGGACGGATTTCATGCCAAAGTGATGGAGTCTGACGGCTCTCAGGCCGACTACAATGTGCATTCAGTGGTTGGGATCGAGCCGCTCCAGCAATATCTTTTCGAGACAGAACCAGGACGATTGCAAAGCTTCGATGTCGTTTGGGATGATGACCGGAAGGAGTGGTATCATCTTTACGAAGACACGGTGATACCACCAAATGATGGATTGCACTGGAGCGGGCCCTACAAGAACTGGAATGCCCGCTGCGCCGAGTGCCATGCCACGGGATTTCAGAAGAACTACGACGCGGACACTGACAGCTATGCGTCTACCCAGGTAGAAATCGGAGTGGGGTGCGAGGCCTGCCACGGCCCCGGCTCATCCCATATCGAGTGGGTCAAAACACAGGCTCCGGTCGACATCGAAGGCCTTGACCGTTTTGGTTTCAGCATGGCTCGCGACGCGGGGACCGAGGCGTGGATACAACAATGCGCCGGATGTCATTCGCGTCGGGAAGCCTTCGGCGATGGCAACCCGATGCCGGGGACACCTTATCATGATGCTTATCGGCTGTCGCTTCTGACACCCGATCTTTACCACCCCGACGGCCAGATCATGGAAGAAGTCTATGTCTACGGCTCGTTCCTTCAATCCAAGATGTATGAGCAGGGGGTAGGGTGCGGCAACTGCCATGACCCGCATACGGCACAGGTTCTGGCAGACGACAACTCCCTATGTACGCAGTGTCATTCGCCCGCCGGGAATACCGATTTTCCAACACTGCCATTGCAGGAATTCGACGATCCTTCACATCACTTCCATGAACAGGAAAGCGAAGGGGCCCAATGCCGAAATTGCCACATGGTGGAGCAGGTGTATATGGGCATCGACGAACGCGCGGATCACAGTTTCCGCATCCCACGCCCCGATCTTGCAGCAAAGACCGGCGCACCGGACGCCTGCACATCGTGCCATACCGAGAAGCCGGCAGAGTGGGCCGCCGAGAAGGTCGCGGAGTGGTATCCGGAGTCCGTCCATCGCGGATCACATTTTGGTGTTGTTTTTGCGCAGGCAGAGAACGACCCGGCGGCAGCGCAACAAGGCTTGCTCGATGTCGCCCAGAACGAGAACGCGTCAGACATCGTCCGTGCGACGTCTCTATACCTGCTGGAACGGGCAGCTGACCCAGAGATCGCAGGAGCAACCGAAGCAGTTCTTACGGATGACAGCCCGCTGTTACGCGCCGGGGCCGCATCATTGCAAAGGGCAGCGGGACCGCAGACGCAGATACCCAACCTGTTGCCACTACTGAATGACCCGGTTCGCACGGTTCGTTTCGCCGCTGCGCGCCAGTTGCTCGGTGCCCCTATTGCGCATCTGCCCGAAACCGTCGCCAGATCACTTCGCGGCGCGATGGGCGAATGGCAGAATTCTTTGTCGAATCGCCTCGATTTCCCCGAAACGCATCTTGTGATGGGCGGAACCGCACTAACCCTACGGAATTTTCCTGCGGCACTTGAGGCATTCAAGGAAGCGGTCGCGCTCGATCCACAGCGTGTCGATGCATGGAGCATGGTGGTCCGGCTGCAATCGGCTATGGGCAATGCGGAGGCGGCAGAAACCTCGGTCAAGGCAGCTTTGAACGCGAACCCTGA